Proteins from one Mytilus galloprovincialis chromosome 11, xbMytGall1.hap1.1, whole genome shotgun sequence genomic window:
- the LOC143050916 gene encoding transcription intermediary factor 1-beta-like, protein MAQAASKTCEICVSAPGSQYCLECEQYFCENCKTFHNRQKISKTHQFQSSTGVIPEGKSKCKDHNEDVSFACNTCNTAVCSSCVTGSHKGHEFSKLIDNILQLKEKNKNNLRRKVNEATQNIKQIEEGIQTFDVKVTEVVKAITEEGTRIKAMVDKCITEMIASFKEKSRIERDKLTTVFADTKANLKAESDLDKKTNELNKTRNDGKLLQSLQKLTDDIAKLTVKPIPEFPKIKYIAKSATDNDVKQLFGNYIISEMRTQQTMNKERELPSSKR, encoded by the exons ATGGCACAGGCGGCCTCTAAAACTTGTGAGATTTGTGTAAGTGCTCCAGGATCACAATACTGTTTGGAGTGTGAACAGTActtttgtgaaaattgtaaaacgtTTCATAATAGACAGAAGATATCAAAAACTCACCAGTTCCAGTCTTCAACAGGCGTGATCCCGGAAGGTAAATCGAAATGTAAAGACCACAATGAAGACGTAAGCTTtgcatgtaatacatgtaatacagcAGTATGCAGCAGTTGTGTCACCGGAAGTCATAAAGGACATGAATTTTCAAagcttatcgacaacatattacAGCTGaaggagaaaaataaaaataacctaCGAAGAAAGGTTAATGAGGCAACCCAAAACATTAAACAGATAGAAGAAGGTATACAGACATTTGATGTGAAGGTGACAGAAGTAGTCAAAGCTATCACAGAAGAAGGTACAAGGATTAAGGCTATGGTGGATAAATGTATCACAGAGATGATTGCATCGTTCAAAGAAAAATCAAGAATTGAAAGGGACAAATTAACAACTGTATTTGCAGATACTAAAGCTAATTTGAAGGCAGAAAGCGATTtagacaagaaaacaaatgaacTCAACAAAACCCGAAATGACGGAAAATTGTTACAGTCTTTACAGAAGCTTACAGACGACATTGCAAAGCTGACGGTAAAGCCTATACCTGAATTTCCGAAAATAAAGTATATTGCTAAGTCCGCAACAGATAACGACGTTAAACAGCTGTTTGGTAACTACATAATCAG TGAAATGCGTACACAACAAACCATGAACAAAGAAAGAGAATTGCCTTCATCAAAGAGGTAg